From the Jilunia laotingensis genome, the window AAACGAATATACTGATCATAAAAAGATTGGTTTCTGTGGAATATGGCTATATTTTCAGACAGCAACCCCAGCAATTTGTACTCTTTAGCATCTTTCAGTGACTTATATGCATCTAAGTATATCTTCATCGCACGCAATTCATCACCACACAGTTGAATGATGCGTCCGTAATAATACATAGACTTACCGTATTGTGCCCAATCACCCTTCTCTTTGAAATAATGCACGGAATAGATGATAGAAGAATCAGTAGTCAAATCCATATAATTATTGTCCCGCGCTTGAGTCAGCAATAAATAATAACGGGCAAGAGCTTCCTCCTTCAATGCTGATTCTGAGATCGATTCTAAAAGACGCAATGCACTATCCGGCTGCGTTCCCATCAACCGTTCAGCACGTTGAAGAAGAAGATCTTTTGTATCCGGAATAAAATGACAGGAACCCATTGCCACTAAAACAGAAATAGTGAGAAACAACGGGAATAGACAGCAACTCAACACTTTCATCCAATTAACTCTATACTGATTTTATAAATAACATATGGCAAAAAATTAACGCTGTATCTCTGCCATACTAACTCTATCGCATTTGCAGCAAATATACATAATCCGCTTTAAGCAAAGAAAGGAGGAAAGAAGAAAACCGCCTTCCCCTTTAAAAAAAGAGAAAAACGGTCTTCTATAATAAATAGCTGTAAAGCTACGCTGATTACAAACCGAATGCGGATTTCACCTGATCTACATAATCAAGTTTCTCCCAAGTGAAAAGCTCAACCTCAAGGGTCTTATTACCTTCATAGCGGGACTCAAAATGCTTGGTAACAACCTGTGGCTCACGACCCATATGTCCGTAAGCGGCAGTTTCTTGATAGATCGGGTTACGCAATTTCAAACGTTCCTCGATTGCTTTCGGGCGAAGATCGAACAATTCATCAATCTTCTTGGCTATTTCACCGTCAGTCATGTTCACATGGCTGCGCCCGTAGGTATTGACATAGATATTGATGGGGCGTGCCACACCGATTGCATAGGATACCTGTACGAGCATTTCATCGGCTACACCGGCAGCCACCAGGTTCTTGGCAATGTGACGGGCGGCATATGCTGCGCTACGGTCTACCTTGCTCGGATCTTTGCCGGAGAAAGCACCACCCCCGTGGGCACCCTTGCCACCATAGGTATCTACAATAATCTTACGGCCGGTCAGTCCGGTGTCACCGTGAGGACCGCCAATCACGAACTTACCTGTCGGGTTGACATGATAGGTGATATGGTCATTGAACAGTGCCAGTACATCTTCATGATGGATATCGGCTATGACGCGAGGCATCAATATTTCAATCACATCTTTGCGGATGATGGCCAACATCTCTTCATCCGCCTTCAACTGAGCTTCTTCAGAGGCGTCGGTAGGTTGGATAAAGTCGTCGTGCTGGGTCGATACAACAATGGTATCGATACGTACAGGTTTTCCGTTATCATCATATTCAATCGTCACCTGGCTTTTTGCATCGGGACGAAGATAGGTCATCTGCCTGCCTTCACGACGAATATCAGCCAGAACCAGCAAAATGCGGTGAGCCAGATCGAGGGAAAGAGGCATATAGTTTTCTGTTTCATTGGTAGCGTAACCAAACATCATTCCCTGGTCGCCCGCACCCTGATTCATCGGGTCTTCACGCTCGACACCACGGTTGATATCGGGGCTCTGTTCGTGAATGGCAGAAAGTACACCGCACGAATTGCCTTCAAACATGTATTCGGCCTTCGTATAGCCGATTTTCTTGATTACTTCGCGTGCAACGAGCTGCAAGTCGATATACGCACTTGTTTTCACTTCTCCAGCAAGCACTACCTGTCCGGTAGTTACTAAAGTTTCGCAAGCTACTTTCGAACTGGAGTCATAAGCCAACAGTTTGTCAAGTACAGCGTCCGATATCTGATCGGCCACTTTGTCGGGGTGTCCTTCAGACACCGATTCGGATGTGAATAAATATCCCATACTAATTGAAAAATTAATAATTGAAAATTGGATGAAACAGGTGGAGACACTAGGCTAAGTAGGGATGCCTGACGGCACAGAAAGGAATGTTGTTTTAGCATTTTTTTCTGTGGTTGCAAGCTACTCAAATCTTTCCACATATCATTTCGGTTGCAAAGATAGGGATTATTGAGAAACTATGATTATATTTGTTAGAACTTTAACAAATAGAAAGAGATATGGCTTTTAGAGAAATTGTAAAAGTACAACCTTGGAAAAAGATTCTGGGGTTTACGCTGATATATCCAATTCTAGCTAGTTTCATGGATGTATGTTTTGAAGCATTTACTGTCAGAAAGGCTTTATTCAATGTCTTAGCAGGGGTTACGATGGCTCTGGTTATTTTCTGGAAGAGGAAGAAAGAATAACAGGGTTAATCTTATCATCCATCGCCTACATAACTTTACGGTGCTTTATGGTAGTATAAAGTATTGCTTTATTGCCTTTAAAGCGTTGCTTTATTACCTTTAAAGTCCTGCTTTAT encodes:
- the metK gene encoding methionine adenosyltransferase; its protein translation is MGYLFTSESVSEGHPDKVADQISDAVLDKLLAYDSSSKVACETLVTTGQVVLAGEVKTSAYIDLQLVAREVIKKIGYTKAEYMFEGNSCGVLSAIHEQSPDINRGVEREDPMNQGAGDQGMMFGYATNETENYMPLSLDLAHRILLVLADIRREGRQMTYLRPDAKSQVTIEYDDNGKPVRIDTIVVSTQHDDFIQPTDASEEAQLKADEEMLAIIRKDVIEILMPRVIADIHHEDVLALFNDHITYHVNPTGKFVIGGPHGDTGLTGRKIIVDTYGGKGAHGGGAFSGKDPSKVDRSAAYAARHIAKNLVAAGVADEMLVQVSYAIGVARPINIYVNTYGRSHVNMTDGEIAKKIDELFDLRPKAIEERLKLRNPIYQETAAYGHMGREPQVVTKHFESRYEGNKTLEVELFTWEKLDYVDQVKSAFGL